Proteins from a genomic interval of Amycolatopsis sp. cg13:
- a CDS encoding xanthine dehydrogenase family protein molybdopterin-binding subunit, translated as MTARLDGPRKVTGQADYALDRTFPGMLYGYIVLSTIAHGEITAMDVTAAKGAPGVVSVYSPFDPLELHPFKSQLMGDVWLPLHDRDVVFYGQPIGLVVAETFEQARDAAGLIEVSYQEKPAQTSMEDGLATAEDAPESRGAAPSIEVLADDVESIVDALAQSPVVVSQTYRTATQNHAAMEPHSAVAKWDGGELALYSGNQASHLQAMEMAGVLGIEPSAIHAVNPYVGGAFGGKAGTSAPAMLAAAAAKALDRPVKCALTREQVFTATANRPATVQKVALGADRDGTLIAVQHDSWSATSMSRSFVEPTSHGTSREWYATQNLSISQKMVPLHIPPGTFMRAPGEASGSFALESAVDELAIALEMDPIELRRRNSSLAPPGVDLQWSSKHLDECYEIGAQRFGWANRSPRGHVDGDWLVGMGTATAMFPGLRFPATVEITLNADETADVSTSGADPGTGLLTVLATIGAESLDIDPERVTPHLGDSRYAPGGMSGGSTATASTGTAIMLAATELLDELVALAAEPGAPFEGEVVTYAEGLLHGNRGTMPFGELLRAIGRESLSAKGSSAPGEEMTKHSFSSFGAQFCEVRVHRLTREVRVSRMLGVFDGGRIINPTQARSQLSGGMIWGVSAALHEGLEVESSGRFANADFASYLLPVNADIPEIDVQFVEYPDTLHNAVGARGVGEIGAVGMAAAVANAVCNATGIRVRSIPIMIEDLLVE; from the coding sequence ATGACTGCGCGGCTGGACGGTCCGCGGAAAGTCACCGGCCAGGCCGATTACGCGCTGGACCGCACTTTCCCGGGCATGCTGTACGGCTACATCGTGCTCAGCACGATCGCGCACGGCGAGATCACCGCGATGGACGTGACCGCGGCGAAAGGCGCGCCCGGGGTCGTCAGCGTCTACAGCCCGTTCGACCCGCTCGAGCTGCATCCGTTCAAGTCGCAGCTGATGGGCGACGTGTGGCTGCCGCTGCACGACCGGGACGTCGTGTTCTACGGACAGCCGATCGGGCTGGTCGTCGCGGAGACGTTCGAGCAGGCGCGGGACGCGGCGGGGCTGATCGAGGTCTCGTATCAGGAGAAGCCCGCGCAGACGTCGATGGAAGACGGGCTCGCGACCGCGGAGGACGCGCCGGAGAGCCGGGGAGCCGCGCCGTCGATCGAGGTGCTCGCCGACGACGTCGAGTCCATTGTGGACGCGCTGGCGCAGAGCCCGGTGGTCGTCTCGCAGACGTACCGCACCGCGACGCAGAACCACGCGGCGATGGAACCGCATTCGGCGGTCGCGAAGTGGGACGGCGGCGAACTCGCCCTCTACAGCGGAAACCAGGCCAGTCACCTGCAGGCCATGGAAATGGCCGGGGTGCTGGGCATCGAGCCGTCGGCCATCCACGCGGTGAACCCGTATGTGGGCGGGGCGTTCGGCGGCAAGGCGGGCACCTCGGCTCCGGCGATGCTGGCCGCGGCGGCCGCCAAGGCGCTGGACCGTCCGGTGAAGTGCGCGCTCACCCGCGAGCAGGTGTTCACGGCGACCGCGAACCGGCCGGCCACGGTGCAGAAGGTCGCACTGGGCGCGGACCGCGACGGCACGCTGATCGCGGTGCAGCACGATTCCTGGTCGGCCACGTCGATGAGCCGGTCCTTTGTGGAGCCGACGTCGCACGGCACCTCGCGCGAGTGGTACGCGACGCAGAACCTGTCGATCAGCCAGAAGATGGTGCCGCTGCACATTCCGCCGGGCACGTTCATGCGGGCGCCGGGGGAGGCGTCGGGATCGTTCGCACTGGAAAGCGCTGTTGACGAACTGGCAATCGCGCTCGAGATGGACCCGATCGAACTGCGGCGGCGCAACAGTTCGCTCGCTCCTCCCGGGGTCGATCTGCAGTGGTCGAGCAAGCACCTCGACGAGTGCTACGAGATCGGGGCGCAGCGGTTCGGCTGGGCGAACCGGTCGCCGCGCGGGCACGTCGACGGGGACTGGCTCGTCGGCATGGGCACGGCGACCGCGATGTTCCCGGGCCTGCGGTTCCCGGCGACGGTCGAGATCACGCTCAACGCGGACGAGACCGCGGACGTGTCCACGAGCGGCGCGGACCCGGGCACCGGGCTGCTCACCGTGCTGGCCACGATCGGGGCCGAATCCCTCGACATCGACCCGGAACGCGTCACCCCGCACCTGGGCGACTCGCGGTACGCGCCGGGCGGCATGTCCGGCGGCTCGACCGCGACGGCGAGCACCGGCACCGCGATCATGCTCGCGGCCACCGAGTTGCTCGACGAACTGGTGGCGCTCGCCGCCGAACCGGGCGCGCCGTTCGAGGGCGAGGTGGTCACGTACGCCGAGGGCCTGCTGCACGGCAACCGCGGCACCATGCCGTTCGGTGAACTGCTGCGCGCGATCGGCCGGGAATCACTGTCCGCCAAGGGTTCCTCCGCGCCGGGCGAGGAGATGACGAAGCATTCGTTCAGCTCCTTCGGCGCGCAGTTCTGCGAGGTCCGGGTGCACCGGCTGACCCGGGAAGTCCGGGTGTCGAGGATGCTGGGCGTCTTCGACGGCGGCCGGATCATCAACCCGACGCAGGCGAGGAGCCAGCTGTCCGGCGGCATGATCTGGGGCGTGTCCGCGGCTCTGCACGAGGGGCTGGAAGTGGAGTCGAGCGGACGGTTCGCGAACGCTGACTTCGCGAGCTACCTGCTGCCGGTCAACGCCGACATCCCGGAGATCGACGTGCAGTTCGTCGAATACCCGGACACGCTGCACAACGCCGTCGGAGCCCGCGGCGTAGGCGAAATCGGCGCGGTGGGCATGGCGGCCGCGGTGGCGAACGCGGTGTGCAACGCGACCGGCATCCGGGTGCGGAGCATTCCGATCATGATTGAGGATCTGCTGGTGGAGTGA
- a CDS encoding AAA family ATPase → MDAAPAGSADLPRRGGVGSYRGSEPGVPLIGRDAEFAVLAGAIAAAGRGKGGAALVCGQPGIGKSRLAAEAIGAARGKGFAIVEGRADPLLSGLSYAPIVQAFRGHLSESADFSPELGNLGALFPDLRPVSPESGDPGLQRTRMCEAVLAATRQLTVGSPVLLVVDDLHCADRGTIELLHYLGRNAEELPLLVIGCFRSGVDNEALDAMAEATRRHQAGRLLELAPLTDQAVRDLVQHVLGTPPPLALLRAVTARASGFPLFVVALTRHLVASRMCGPLPEVIRDIVREQISRLGEADRRLLEVVAVAGTHGRPEVLADVSGMSVSALHAALRRLVGRRLVTEHQSEVEPHYQVAHPLYAEAVYHELLLGERRALHAAIGAALHRADRTVAAAPHYAAGGNSVPVDRAIEAFSAAGTRALTVGDLDEAAEYLAAALRRARDARPDAVPALLVDLARLQQGRGRLDEAAELLQDAVALSERRGQDTERRRAWRHLQALLEVERGNLPAAVGLARASGRRPDTDPPTRLLVHWIIALRHGDFPELAVISRELVALPSTSDTPGAHSVAHLGAGALAALAGDVETAVVELRSALELALRCGDEGPRLAFAPRMMLNGLSTLRGDLVTAIRVADVSSTPAVRQWLPSATCYLQTMLATTRYFSGDLRTALSEMDSAVAEARRVGQDRLVGRTLAGRAFVRAERGHLDEAAADLADARRHYDPSQIDLLDAFDLAATALAVRRGVAAQAPALTDTLPFGDTQLNCLRVSFAGYAAVQRGDLAEADRVVGLLRGAGSNAPVLHALADRQQGFAEAARGNATEAVDRLRGSASVLRGFGMDLLAAQAELELAELLEPSEAEVVASSATAAFTAAGSAPWPERIVKQGHSVPAQRSGPLTRRESEITVLVGKGLSNADIASALFLSERTVETHLRNVYRKLGLKSRVRLAQWVRDRRAR, encoded by the coding sequence ATGGACGCAGCACCGGCCGGGAGTGCGGACCTGCCGCGAAGAGGCGGGGTCGGCTCGTATCGCGGATCCGAACCGGGCGTTCCGCTGATCGGCCGGGACGCCGAATTCGCTGTGCTGGCAGGGGCGATCGCCGCCGCGGGCCGGGGAAAAGGGGGCGCGGCTCTCGTCTGCGGGCAGCCTGGGATCGGCAAGTCCCGGCTGGCCGCGGAGGCGATCGGGGCGGCTCGCGGCAAGGGATTCGCGATTGTCGAGGGACGCGCGGACCCGTTGTTGTCGGGCCTTTCGTACGCGCCGATCGTCCAGGCTTTCCGCGGCCATCTGAGTGAATCCGCCGATTTTTCTCCGGAGCTCGGTAATCTCGGCGCATTGTTCCCCGATCTGCGTCCGGTTTCGCCCGAATCCGGGGATCCGGGACTGCAGCGCACCCGGATGTGCGAGGCGGTGCTCGCGGCGACCCGGCAGCTCACCGTCGGCAGCCCGGTGCTGCTCGTCGTCGACGATCTGCATTGCGCTGATCGGGGGACCATCGAACTGCTGCACTATCTCGGGCGCAACGCGGAGGAACTGCCGCTGCTCGTGATCGGGTGTTTCCGCTCGGGCGTCGACAACGAGGCGCTCGACGCGATGGCCGAGGCGACCCGGCGGCATCAGGCGGGAAGGCTGCTCGAACTCGCGCCGCTTACCGACCAGGCGGTGCGCGATCTGGTGCAGCACGTCCTCGGCACGCCGCCGCCGCTCGCGTTGCTGCGTGCGGTCACGGCACGGGCGTCCGGGTTCCCGTTGTTCGTTGTCGCGCTGACTCGGCATCTCGTCGCCAGCCGGATGTGCGGGCCGCTGCCCGAGGTGATCCGGGACATCGTGCGGGAGCAGATCAGCCGGCTCGGCGAGGCGGACCGGCGGCTGCTGGAGGTGGTCGCGGTCGCCGGGACGCACGGGCGGCCGGAGGTGCTGGCCGATGTCTCCGGGATGAGTGTGTCCGCGCTGCACGCGGCGTTGCGGCGGTTGGTCGGGCGTCGGCTGGTCACCGAACACCAGTCGGAGGTCGAGCCGCATTATCAAGTGGCGCATCCTCTTTACGCCGAGGCGGTTTATCACGAACTTCTGCTGGGGGAGCGGAGGGCGCTGCACGCGGCGATCGGGGCGGCGCTGCATCGCGCGGACCGGACCGTCGCGGCGGCGCCGCACTACGCGGCCGGCGGGAACAGCGTTCCGGTGGACCGGGCGATCGAGGCGTTCAGCGCGGCGGGCACTCGGGCGTTGACCGTCGGGGACTTGGACGAAGCTGCCGAGTACCTCGCGGCCGCGTTGCGACGGGCGCGGGACGCGCGGCCGGACGCGGTGCCCGCGTTGCTTGTCGACTTAGCGAGATTGCAGCAGGGGCGTGGCCGGTTGGACGAGGCCGCCGAGCTGTTGCAGGACGCGGTCGCGCTCAGCGAGCGGCGGGGCCAGGACACCGAGCGCCGACGGGCGTGGCGGCATCTGCAGGCGCTGCTCGAAGTCGAGCGCGGGAACCTTCCGGCGGCGGTCGGGCTGGCCAGGGCGAGCGGCCGGCGTCCGGACACGGATCCGCCGACGCGGTTGCTGGTCCATTGGATCATCGCGCTGCGGCACGGCGATTTCCCGGAACTGGCGGTGATTTCGCGGGAACTCGTCGCGCTTCCGTCCACAAGCGACACTCCGGGGGCGCATTCGGTCGCGCATCTCGGAGCCGGGGCGCTGGCGGCGTTGGCGGGTGATGTCGAGACGGCGGTCGTCGAGTTGCGCAGTGCGCTGGAGCTTGCGCTTCGTTGTGGTGACGAAGGTCCACGGCTCGCGTTCGCTCCGCGGATGATGCTCAACGGCTTGTCGACGCTGCGCGGTGACCTCGTCACGGCGATCCGGGTCGCGGACGTCAGCAGTACTCCAGCGGTCCGGCAATGGCTGCCGTCCGCCACGTGTTACCTGCAGACGATGCTCGCCACTACGCGGTACTTCTCCGGCGATCTCCGTACGGCACTGTCTGAAATGGACAGCGCGGTGGCCGAGGCGCGCCGAGTCGGGCAGGATCGGTTGGTGGGGCGAACCCTTGCGGGACGGGCGTTTGTCCGTGCTGAACGTGGTCACCTTGATGAGGCGGCGGCGGACCTGGCGGATGCGCGCAGGCATTACGACCCTTCGCAGATCGATCTACTGGACGCGTTCGACCTGGCGGCGACGGCGTTGGCGGTGCGGCGCGGGGTGGCGGCACAAGCCCCGGCGTTGACCGACACGCTGCCGTTCGGCGACACGCAGCTCAACTGTCTTCGGGTGTCCTTCGCCGGATATGCCGCCGTGCAGCGGGGAGATCTGGCGGAGGCGGACCGCGTGGTCGGCCTGTTGCGCGGGGCGGGCAGCAATGCTCCGGTCCTGCACGCGCTGGCCGACCGCCAGCAGGGATTCGCCGAGGCGGCCCGGGGGAACGCGACCGAGGCAGTCGACCGGCTGCGTGGTTCGGCGTCCGTGCTTCGCGGATTCGGGATGGATCTGCTTGCCGCGCAAGCGGAATTGGAGCTGGCGGAACTGCTGGAACCGTCGGAAGCGGAGGTGGTGGCGTCTTCGGCGACGGCGGCGTTCACCGCGGCGGGCAGTGCGCCCTGGCCGGAGCGGATCGTGAAGCAGGGGCATTCGGTTCCGGCGCAGCGGTCCGGGCCGCTCACCCGGCGGGAGTCGGAGATCACCGTGCTCGTCGGGAAGGGGCTGTCGAACGCGGACATCGCCTCCGCGCTGTTTCTCAGCGAGCGGACGGTGGAGACGCATCTGCGCAACGTCTACCGCAAGCTCGGGCTCAAATCCCGGGTGCGGCTCGCGCAGTGGGTTCGCGACCGGCGCGCTCGCTGA
- a CDS encoding acyl-CoA thioesterase, with protein sequence MTDREPFRTRIKVRHYELDTLGHLNHAVYHSYGEVSRLEVFEAAGDANLRESHLAPVLLESNIVYRRELRAGDEVDVTCDASFGDGKVFWMTSRIIKLDGTLSAEIKCTLGLMDLEKRKLVPDPRGHFERAGVDLKVLSTSE encoded by the coding sequence GTGACTGACCGCGAACCGTTCCGCACCCGGATCAAGGTGCGCCACTACGAACTCGACACGCTGGGCCACCTGAACCACGCCGTGTACCACTCCTACGGCGAGGTTTCCCGGCTGGAAGTCTTCGAGGCGGCAGGCGACGCGAATTTGCGCGAATCGCACCTCGCGCCGGTGCTGCTCGAATCGAACATCGTCTACCGGCGGGAGCTGCGCGCCGGCGACGAGGTGGACGTGACCTGCGACGCGTCGTTCGGCGACGGCAAGGTGTTCTGGATGACCTCGCGGATCATCAAGCTGGACGGGACGCTGTCGGCGGAGATCAAGTGCACGCTGGGGCTGATGGATCTGGAGAAGCGCAAGCTGGTGCCGGATCCGCGGGGACATTTCGAGCGGGCCGGGGTGGATTTGAAGGTGCTGTCCACTTCGGAGTGA
- a CDS encoding DUF4157 domain-containing protein yields the protein MEQRVRVPAPAEPEPEPGRGGNPLEPDIRHFMEQRFGQDFSQVRVYSDADSAAWLGAKAYTVGERIVFGTGEYRPETTSGKRSLAHELAHVVQQRRGGGPAAGHQLERSADVAADAVVGGGPVSVAGGSARGVARQAEPDTRVVVTNLRGNRIFGAARVAAAVLSTPLRLLGWAITGAAIGMRASGNAGAGLGAGAGQDTMVFVNIESGEVTTDVIGYGELGVGVTAGGSEAIVVAFRLGPAGRAGNVSGAYAGGSVNVAAKLLAGVGFSVSTGLFSGEEGWVAAAFSLGAEAGARASGSYGVSVSDTVAPAVAAWTQRVATGLASGVQTAGAVAQGVSSVVAQMFGSVIGIFDSANWDLTGYTSAEQQAWREFGGYLARVITSTTLDRFLAGEAQGVPVSQRIASIGDVGVFIRVSEAINARYRRMAGGALRAGDEIWPANAFNQRTYLQFLSFMRDQRLLAGAGPGGSFAPMRERP from the coding sequence ATGGAGCAACGCGTCCGGGTGCCCGCGCCAGCTGAACCCGAGCCGGAACCCGGGCGCGGAGGAAATCCTCTCGAACCGGACATCCGGCATTTCATGGAGCAGCGCTTCGGCCAGGACTTCAGCCAGGTGCGCGTGTACTCGGACGCCGATTCGGCGGCCTGGCTGGGCGCGAAGGCGTACACGGTGGGCGAGCGGATCGTGTTCGGTACTGGGGAATACCGGCCGGAGACGACGTCCGGCAAGCGATCCCTCGCGCACGAACTGGCGCACGTCGTCCAGCAGCGCCGTGGTGGTGGACCGGCAGCGGGGCATCAGCTCGAACGGTCGGCGGACGTGGCGGCGGACGCAGTAGTCGGCGGCGGGCCGGTGAGCGTGGCCGGGGGCAGCGCGCGCGGAGTTGCCCGGCAGGCCGAGCCGGACACCCGGGTGGTGGTCACGAATCTTCGCGGCAACCGGATCTTCGGGGCGGCGCGGGTGGCGGCTGCGGTGTTGTCCACGCCGTTGCGGCTGCTGGGGTGGGCGATCACCGGTGCCGCGATCGGGATGCGTGCTTCCGGGAACGCCGGTGCCGGGCTCGGGGCGGGCGCGGGACAGGACACGATGGTCTTCGTCAACATCGAGTCCGGCGAGGTCACCACCGACGTCATCGGTTACGGCGAACTCGGGGTCGGCGTCACCGCGGGTGGCAGCGAAGCGATCGTCGTGGCGTTCCGGCTCGGTCCGGCTGGCCGGGCGGGCAATGTGTCCGGCGCGTATGCGGGCGGGAGCGTCAACGTTGCGGCGAAACTGCTCGCTGGGGTGGGATTTTCGGTCAGTACCGGGCTTTTCTCGGGGGAGGAAGGCTGGGTGGCGGCCGCGTTCAGTCTCGGTGCCGAAGCTGGCGCGCGAGCGTCGGGCAGTTACGGCGTGAGCGTGTCGGACACCGTCGCGCCCGCGGTCGCCGCGTGGACTCAGCGAGTCGCGACGGGACTGGCATCGGGGGTGCAGACGGCGGGCGCGGTCGCGCAGGGCGTCAGCAGTGTGGTGGCGCAGATGTTCGGCAGCGTGATCGGCATATTTGACTCGGCCAATTGGGATCTCACCGGGTATACGTCGGCGGAACAGCAGGCGTGGCGCGAGTTCGGCGGATACCTCGCGCGGGTGATCACCAGCACCACTCTCGACCGGTTTCTCGCCGGGGAAGCTCAGGGCGTGCCGGTGTCGCAGCGGATCGCGTCGATCGGGGATGTGGGGGTGTTCATCCGGGTGTCCGAGGCGATCAACGCGCGGTACCGCCGAATGGCTGGCGGCGCGCTGCGGGCGGGTGACGAGATCTGGCCCGCCAACGCGTTCAACCAGCGCACGTATCTTCAGTTCCTTTCCTTCATGCGCGACCAGCGGCTGCTGGCCGGAGCCGGACCGGGAGGCTCGTTCGCGCCGATGCGGGAACGACCGTGA
- a CDS encoding (2Fe-2S)-binding protein, whose translation MDISLEVNGRTEKLGVEPGVTLLDALRERLGITGPKKGCDRGQCGACTVHVDGKPVLSCLTLAAAVRGPVTTVEGLSTEDELHPVQQAFVDQDALQCGFCTSGQVMSAVAAVRDDVSDVREFMSGNLCRCSAYPNIVRAVEQARQADATV comes from the coding sequence GTGGACATTTCCCTTGAAGTCAATGGAAGAACCGAGAAGCTCGGCGTCGAGCCGGGAGTGACCCTCCTGGACGCGCTGCGCGAGCGGCTCGGCATCACCGGCCCGAAGAAGGGCTGCGACCGCGGTCAGTGCGGCGCGTGCACCGTGCACGTCGACGGCAAGCCGGTGCTGTCCTGCCTCACGCTCGCGGCCGCCGTGCGCGGTCCCGTCACCACCGTCGAAGGACTGTCCACTGAGGACGAACTGCATCCGGTGCAGCAGGCGTTCGTGGACCAGGACGCGCTGCAGTGCGGGTTCTGCACGTCCGGCCAGGTGATGTCCGCGGTCGCCGCAGTGCGCGACGACGTGTCCGACGTCCGCGAGTTCATGTCCGGAAATCTGTGCCGCTGTTCGGCGTATCCGAACATCGTGCGCGCCGTGGAGCAGGCGAGGCAGGCCGATGCGACCGTTTGA
- a CDS encoding xanthine dehydrogenase family protein subunit M, with protein MRPFELTAPATVEDALGSAGTYLAGGTTLVDLMKLDVLTPQQVLDINDLPLRGIDTADGLRFGALERMGDIAAHPGVYPAISRALLLSASQQLRNMASIGGNLMQRTRCSYFRDVAMPCNRRSPGSGCSAISGVNRMHAILGTSDSCVATHASDVAVALVALDAEIVLASAEGTRTVALTEFYREPGDTPEIEHDLRPGELITEVRVPRLDWAENSTYVKIRDRQSYEFALCSAAVALDVRDGKIAGARVAAGGVGTVPWRLPAVEEALRGAELTEEAFAAAAAVAVEGAKPLSGNVFKPSLLKRTIVRALLELTEGSRA; from the coding sequence ATGCGACCGTTTGAGCTCACCGCACCCGCCACGGTCGAGGACGCGCTGGGCAGCGCGGGCACCTACCTGGCCGGCGGCACCACTTTGGTCGACCTGATGAAGCTCGACGTCCTCACCCCGCAGCAGGTGCTGGACATCAACGACCTGCCGCTGCGGGGCATCGACACCGCCGACGGCCTGCGGTTCGGCGCGCTGGAGCGGATGGGCGACATCGCCGCGCATCCCGGCGTGTACCCGGCGATCTCGCGCGCGCTGCTGCTCAGCGCGTCGCAGCAGCTGCGGAACATGGCCAGCATCGGCGGAAACCTGATGCAGCGCACGCGATGCTCGTACTTCCGTGACGTCGCGATGCCGTGCAACCGGCGTTCGCCAGGCAGCGGGTGTTCGGCGATTTCCGGCGTCAACCGGATGCACGCGATCCTCGGCACCAGCGACTCCTGCGTGGCCACCCACGCCAGCGACGTCGCGGTCGCGCTGGTCGCGCTCGACGCGGAGATCGTGCTGGCCAGCGCCGAGGGCACCCGCACGGTCGCGCTGACCGAGTTCTACCGCGAACCGGGCGACACCCCTGAGATCGAGCACGACCTGCGTCCCGGCGAGCTGATCACCGAGGTGCGCGTGCCGCGGCTCGACTGGGCGGAGAACTCCACGTACGTCAAGATCCGCGACCGGCAGTCGTACGAGTTCGCGCTGTGCTCGGCGGCGGTCGCGCTCGACGTGCGCGACGGGAAGATCGCCGGCGCCCGCGTGGCGGCGGGCGGGGTCGGGACGGTGCCGTGGCGGCTGCCCGCCGTGGAAGAGGCGCTGCGCGGCGCGGAGCTTACCGAAGAAGCCTTCGCCGCGGCCGCCGCGGTGGCTGTCGAGGGGGCAAAGCCGTTGTCCGGCAACGTGTTCAAACCTTCGCTGCTGAAGCGGACGATTGTCCGCGCGCTGCTCGAACTGACCGAAGGGAGCCGGGCATGA
- a CDS encoding TetR/AcrR family transcriptional regulator has translation MPVSPRRADTRRNHERILAVAAETVSRAGDVSFNAVAKEAGVGVGTVYRHFPTPESLVLAVYEREVNQLVEIVPELLAKHSPDQALRVWIVDHLAHYMMTKRGLANALRASQSELPTQAYVRMLAALDTLRKANAEAGTIRPDLKTETLMRGLGGLFFLTPEGDWKAETEGVVDLVWHGMRLD, from the coding sequence ATGCCGGTGAGCCCGCGGCGGGCGGACACCCGGCGCAACCACGAACGGATCCTCGCGGTGGCGGCGGAAACCGTGAGCCGGGCAGGAGACGTGTCGTTCAACGCGGTCGCCAAGGAAGCGGGCGTCGGCGTCGGCACGGTGTACCGGCACTTCCCCACGCCGGAGTCGCTGGTGCTGGCCGTCTACGAGCGCGAGGTGAACCAGCTCGTCGAGATCGTGCCCGAATTACTCGCCAAACATTCCCCCGATCAGGCGCTGCGCGTCTGGATCGTGGACCACCTGGCGCACTACATGATGACGAAACGCGGACTGGCCAACGCGTTGCGCGCGTCGCAGAGCGAACTGCCGACACAGGCGTACGTGCGGATGCTCGCCGCGCTGGACACCCTGCGGAAGGCGAACGCGGAAGCGGGCACGATCCGGCCGGACCTGAAGACGGAAACCCTGATGCGCGGCCTTGGCGGGCTGTTTTTCCTTACTCCGGAAGGAGATTGGAAGGCCGAGACCGAAGGAGTGGTCGACCTGGTGTGGCACGGAATGCGGCTGGACTGA